Genomic window (Paenibacillus sp. 37):
CTTCAACTGGTCCGGCATTGGCGCATCCAAATATATTGGTGTGGATAATTACATTGAGATCTGGCATGATCCTGTGTTCTGGCGGGCACTGAAAAATAACGTTATTTTTGTGTTGGCATCGGTATTTGGACAAATTCCGTTAGCGCTGATGCTGGCGGTCATATTACACAAAAGCAATCCGTTACAGCGGTTCCTGCGTTCAGCCGTATTTCTACCGATGGTGTTATCCACTGTCGTTATCGGTATGATCTGGCAGTATATCTATCATCCGCAGATCGGGATATTGAACTTTCTGCTGGACGCACTGGGGCTTGAAAGTTGGAAGCTGCAATGGCTGTCCGATGACAAGATTGCAATTTTCTCATTGGTACCGCCGCTGCTCTGGAGCTTTGTCGGGTTGTATCTAATTATCTTCATCTCGGCGCTACAGAATATTCCCGGCGAGATTCATGATGCTGCCAAAATAGACGGGGCTTCAGGAATCCGGAAGCTGGTATCCGTCTCTTTGCCCATGATCTGGGGTACGGTTCAGGTAGCGATCATTCTATGTATTTCGGGTAGTCTGAAATCCTTCGATCTGGTCTACATCATGACCAAGGGTGGTCCGGCACATGCGACAGAACTGCTTGCAACGTATATGTACAATTCAACCTTTACAACATACCGATATGGTTTTGGTAGTGCAATCTCAACAACCATCGTACTGATCTCCCTGCTGCTGATCGGAACAAGCCAGTGGCTAACCAGTCGCAAACGAAAAGAGAATCAATAGAGAGGAGGAGTTATCATGCAAGTGACACCTGTATCCATGCCATCACCACGAAGCAGCTCGGGCCATCCGATTCGCCGCCTACGTAGCGGAATTGTTTGGACGCTGCTAACGGTCTATGGTATTTTAACATTGTATCCGTTCTACTGGCTCGTGATTAGTGCATTCAAAACAAATGAAGATTTCTATAGCAGGCCCTTTGGACTGCCGGAAAACTGGAATGTTGCCAATTTCAGCAATGCATGGGAAAGCTCCAGGCTGGGGACCGCTTTTGGCAATTCACTAATTGTATCGGTTGGATCACTTATTCTGACGCTGTTTATTGCAGCGCTGGCTTCATTCATCCTGGCCCGTTTCCAGTTTCGCTGGAAAGGGTTAATCATGACCTTCTTTGTTGTTGGCATGCTCATTCCGATCCATAGTACACTTGTCCCCTTATTTATTTTAATGAAACAGATGT
Coding sequences:
- a CDS encoding carbohydrate ABC transporter permease, which gives rise to MNALRSRRFIMLGLAPAVIIYALFVFVPVVWSAYYGFFNWSGIGASKYIGVDNYIEIWHDPVFWRALKNNVIFVLASVFGQIPLALMLAVILHKSNPLQRFLRSAVFLPMVLSTVVIGMIWQYIYHPQIGILNFLLDALGLESWKLQWLSDDKIAIFSLVPPLLWSFVGLYLIIFISALQNIPGEIHDAAKIDGASGIRKLVSVSLPMIWGTVQVAIILCISGSLKSFDLVYIMTKGGPAHATELLATYMYNSTFTTYRYGFGSAISTTIVLISLLLIGTSQWLTSRKRKENQ